From the genome of Oscillatoria sp. FACHB-1407, one region includes:
- a CDS encoding methylmalonic aciduria and homocystinuria type D protein, with translation MARVKPMGVVNSTDSEQIQYAIHPPSAYVLSHLGQLLPDWSVTASSMLLVLQRSPCALFDRTPQTEANKNRLRTQFLELGLHFAAILRDRGYAAEVFDPKTGLPMLSSPGALVLDDVAIARAVLGYATLNHGNCSILLHPTWGSAVYPSTLISSAPCYVLAEIVNRSVGK, from the coding sequence ATGGCACGAGTGAAACCCATGGGTGTGGTGAATTCCACTGATTCTGAACAAATTCAATACGCGATTCACCCGCCCAGTGCCTATGTTTTGTCGCACCTGGGGCAGTTGCTGCCGGATTGGTCAGTGACGGCATCCTCCATGCTGCTGGTGTTGCAGCGTAGCCCGTGTGCCTTGTTTGACCGTACCCCCCAAACCGAAGCCAACAAAAACCGCCTGCGAACGCAGTTTCTCGAACTGGGGCTTCACTTTGCCGCGATTCTGCGAGATAGGGGCTATGCGGCTGAGGTGTTTGACCCCAAAACGGGGTTGCCGATGCTGTCGTCCCCAGGGGCGTTGGTATTGGATGATGTGGCGATCGCTCGTGCTGTCCTGGGCTACGCCACTCTAAATCATGGAAACTGCTCTATCTTGCTGCACCCCACCTGGGGCAGTGCGGTCTATCCTTCAACGCTAATTTCCTCCGCACCCTGCTATGTGTTAGCGGAGATCGTCAATCGTAGTGTAGGGAAGTAG
- a CDS encoding M16 family metallopeptidase gives MSPLLKLRPVLLVGLFLSFLLGVVLLSPHKPTIALSANPPATELSVTQGTQKTVLSNGLTVLTKEIHTAPVVSVQIWYRVGSRNEPAGQNGISHQLEHLMFKGTSDRPLQFGRLFSALGSQSNAFTSYDETAYFGTVEKERLEALLTLEADRMTGATIEESQLTSEKRVVISELQGYENSPRYRLDRAVMRTAFPDRPYGLPVGGTRADVENFTLEQVRSYYQRYYTPENAVLVVTGDFSTEPTLQKIRDIFEPIPKRSPIALPEATPTRRSTAPANRPPVVLREPGSAAIAHMVFPLPDILHPDVPAIDLMDMVLTGGRSSRLYQALVESGLASSIGAYPVEMIEPGWYEISATAAPGQELTEIEQVIQRSLADLQQHLVTTDELERAKTQLRAMFIMSNQDVTSQAMQLAYNQTITGDYQFSDRYLAALDQVSPQDIQRVARTYLDPAKCTIGFFEPTLPDGQPGASSGDGGRAVENFSAGPPVDPTEVARYLPPITSSTDTTPQPLPEKVTLSNGLRVLLLPDSSTPAINLSGWVQAGTVLDVNYQPGTASLTATNLMNGTQSKTALEIAQTLEDEGAHVSFEATREGVSIEASALSSSLPTVMETLADVLQRASFPADQLELSRQQALVRLRLELDDPQQLGWRIFRQSVYPANHPFHSFPTEESLAGITTADIQRFYQENYRPDSTVLALVGNFDPAAVRDLLEQHFSSWQAQGRRAVLRFPSVSLPRSQTRLSQVMPGKAEAVTYMGYNGISRRDPRFYAAIVMNQILGGDTLASRLGTEIRDRQGLTYGIYSYFVAGVNAGPFSISMQTAPTDANRAIDNTVALLQQLREQGITAEELSAAQRSITNSYPVDLASPSSIASEILMNEVYGLSQDEIRQFPSRIKAVTLEQVQQVIRDLIHPDNLVIVTAGPGETTSASQ, from the coding sequence ATGTCTCCTCTGTTGAAGTTGCGCCCCGTGTTGCTCGTGGGTTTATTTCTCAGCTTTTTACTGGGTGTTGTGCTCCTCTCCCCTCACAAGCCAACGATTGCCCTCTCTGCTAACCCACCGGCCACTGAGTTATCGGTCACACAAGGTACCCAAAAGACCGTCCTCAGCAATGGCTTGACCGTGTTGACCAAAGAGATTCACACGGCTCCTGTCGTGAGTGTGCAGATCTGGTATCGCGTGGGGTCGCGGAATGAACCCGCCGGACAAAACGGCATCTCTCACCAGCTAGAGCACTTGATGTTTAAGGGCACGAGCGATCGCCCCCTTCAGTTTGGGCGGTTGTTTAGTGCGCTGGGGAGTCAGTCCAACGCCTTCACCAGCTATGACGAAACCGCTTACTTCGGCACGGTCGAAAAGGAAAGGCTAGAGGCACTGCTGACGCTAGAAGCCGACCGCATGACCGGAGCGACCATTGAGGAAAGCCAGCTTACCAGTGAAAAACGAGTGGTGATCTCAGAGTTGCAAGGCTACGAAAACAGCCCTCGCTATCGGTTGGATCGGGCGGTGATGCGGACGGCATTTCCCGATCGCCCCTATGGGTTGCCCGTCGGGGGAACGCGAGCCGATGTAGAAAACTTTACCCTGGAGCAGGTTCGGAGCTACTACCAGCGATATTACACACCTGAAAATGCAGTGTTGGTGGTGACAGGTGACTTTAGCACCGAACCAACTCTGCAAAAGATTCGCGACATTTTTGAGCCTATTCCCAAACGCTCCCCGATCGCCTTACCTGAGGCGACCCCGACCCGGAGAAGCACCGCTCCTGCCAACCGTCCGCCAGTGGTGTTGCGCGAACCGGGCAGTGCGGCGATCGCTCACATGGTTTTTCCGCTGCCGGATATTTTGCACCCCGATGTGCCTGCCATCGATTTGATGGATATGGTGCTGACGGGGGGACGCAGTTCTCGGCTCTATCAGGCATTGGTGGAGTCAGGGTTAGCCAGTTCCATCGGGGCTTATCCTGTGGAGATGATTGAACCGGGATGGTATGAAATCTCGGCAACGGCGGCTCCCGGTCAAGAATTGACGGAAATTGAGCAAGTGATTCAGCGATCGCTGGCGGATCTGCAACAACACCTCGTCACAACAGACGAGTTGGAGCGGGCAAAGACCCAGTTGCGGGCGATGTTTATTATGAGCAACCAGGACGTCACCAGTCAGGCAATGCAACTGGCATACAACCAGACCATTACAGGTGACTACCAATTTAGCGATCGCTACCTGGCAGCTCTCGATCAGGTCTCACCACAAGACATTCAGCGGGTTGCCCGTACCTATCTTGACCCTGCAAAATGCACCATCGGTTTCTTTGAGCCAACCTTACCCGATGGACAACCGGGAGCCTCTAGCGGTGATGGCGGACGGGCTGTAGAAAACTTTAGTGCGGGACCTCCGGTCGATCCTACTGAAGTGGCGCGTTACCTGCCCCCCATCACCTCCAGCACTGACACGACTCCCCAACCGCTGCCTGAAAAGGTGACGTTGTCGAACGGACTGCGAGTATTGCTGCTACCTGATTCCAGCACTCCAGCGATTAACCTGAGCGGATGGGTGCAAGCGGGAACCGTGTTAGATGTGAACTATCAACCGGGGACGGCTAGCCTGACGGCGACTAACCTGATGAACGGAACGCAGAGCAAGACGGCATTAGAGATTGCCCAAACTCTGGAAGACGAAGGAGCCCATGTATCCTTTGAGGCGACGCGAGAAGGGGTCAGCATTGAGGCAAGTGCTCTGTCTAGTAGCTTGCCTACCGTGATGGAAACGCTAGCGGATGTGTTGCAGCGTGCGTCGTTTCCGGCAGATCAACTGGAGTTGAGCCGTCAGCAAGCTCTGGTGCGTTTGCGCTTAGAGTTAGACGATCCACAGCAGTTGGGTTGGCGCATCTTCCGACAATCGGTTTATCCTGCAAATCATCCTTTCCACAGCTTCCCCACCGAGGAGAGCTTGGCGGGCATCACAACCGCAGACATTCAACGGTTCTATCAGGAGAATTATCGCCCCGACTCCACTGTGCTGGCACTGGTAGGCAACTTTGACCCTGCTGCCGTTCGCGACTTGCTGGAACAACACTTTAGTAGCTGGCAAGCGCAGGGCAGACGGGCAGTGTTGCGATTCCCCTCGGTGTCGTTGCCGCGATCGCAAACTCGCCTCAGTCAGGTCATGCCTGGAAAGGCAGAAGCCGTTACTTACATGGGCTACAACGGGATTTCACGACGCGACCCCCGATTTTATGCGGCGATCGTGATGAACCAGATTTTGGGTGGTGATACCCTTGCCAGTCGATTAGGGACAGAAATTCGCGATCGCCAGGGCTTGACCTATGGCATCTACAGCTATTTTGTGGCTGGGGTGAATGCAGGTCCCTTCTCGATCTCGATGCAGACAGCTCCCACAGATGCCAATCGGGCGATCGACAATACGGTGGCATTGTTGCAACAACTCAGGGAGCAGGGTATTACGGCTGAAGAGTTGAGTGCGGCACAGCGATCGATTACCAACAGTTACCCAGTGGATCTAGCTAGTCCCAGCAGTATTGCCTCTGAAATCTTGATGAATGAGGTGTATGGTTTGAGTCAGGATGAGATCCGCCAGTTCCCCAGCCGGATTAAGGCGGTGACTTTGGAACAGGTGCAACAGGTGATTCGCGATCTGATTCATCCTGATAATCTGGTTATTGTGACCGCTGGACCCGGAGAAACCACTTCCGCTAGCCAATAG